A stretch of the Pseudomonas helvetica genome encodes the following:
- a CDS encoding Dyp-type peroxidase — translation MSYYQPGILATPVPPQARHLFFALESAEALPAALDNLMKLVDGKSAVVGFGKSLVNALGAKVAGLRPFPAMIGVGVDNPSTQHALWCWLHGEDRGELLNRSRALEVALAPALRLVQMNEAFRHMSGHDLTGYEDGTENPHDEAAVAAALVAEGEDSPVGGSFAAIQQWQHDLSGFNAMPSHEQDNIIGRRKSDNEELDDAPISAHVKRTAQESFTPEAFIVRRSMPWIEGDRAGLMFLAFGHSFNAFEAQLRRMSGLEDGVVDGLYRMSRPITGGYYWCPPLKDGQLDLRALNIG, via the coding sequence ATGAGTTACTACCAGCCGGGCATCCTTGCCACCCCCGTTCCGCCTCAGGCGCGTCATTTGTTTTTCGCTCTCGAATCCGCCGAAGCTCTGCCGGCTGCGCTCGACAACCTGATGAAACTGGTGGACGGCAAGTCGGCAGTGGTCGGTTTTGGCAAGTCGCTGGTCAATGCACTGGGCGCGAAAGTAGCGGGGCTGCGACCGTTCCCGGCGATGATCGGCGTTGGCGTCGATAACCCTTCGACCCAACACGCGCTTTGGTGCTGGTTGCACGGTGAGGATCGCGGCGAGTTGCTTAATCGTAGCCGCGCCCTTGAAGTTGCGCTGGCTCCGGCGTTGCGCCTGGTGCAGATGAATGAAGCCTTCCGTCATATGAGTGGCCACGACCTGACAGGCTATGAAGACGGCACCGAAAACCCCCACGACGAAGCCGCCGTTGCCGCAGCGCTGGTGGCCGAGGGTGAGGACAGTCCGGTGGGTGGCAGCTTCGCCGCGATCCAGCAGTGGCAGCATGACCTGAGCGGTTTTAATGCGATGCCGTCCCATGAGCAGGACAACATCATTGGTCGCCGCAAGAGCGACAACGAAGAACTCGACGACGCGCCAATTTCCGCCCACGTCAAACGCACGGCCCAGGAAAGCTTCACCCCCGAAGCCTTCATTGTGCGCCGTTCGATGCCGTGGATCGAAGGTGATCGTGCCGGCCTGATGTTCCTGGCCTTCGGTCATTCCTTCAACGCCTTCGAAGCCCAACTGCGCCGCATGAGTGGCCTGGAAGACGGCGTCGTTGACGGTCTGTACCGCATGAGCCGGCCGATCACCGGTGGTTACTACTGGTGCCCTCCGCTCAAGGACGGCCAGCTGGATCTGCGTGCACTGAACATCGGCTGA
- a CDS encoding NADP-dependent glyceraldehyde-3-phosphate dehydrogenase — MSTENILGNLFPTARDIPEQYRLDGQTEQREYLVDGVLKIWNGPLAIVRSPVYLTGENGDEQVILGSTPLLDADTALTALDAAVRAYDRGQGNWPTMRVAERIQHVEAFLSRMREQREAVVKLLMWEIGKNLKDSEKEFDRTCDYIVDTINALKELDRRSSRFELEQDTLGQIRRVPLGVALCMGPYNYPLNETFTTLIPALIMGNTVVFKPAKLGVLLIRPLLEAFRDSFPAGVINVIYGSGRETVSALMASGKIDIFAFIGTNKAASDLKKLHPKPHRLRAALGLDAKNPGIVLPEVDLDNAVNEAVTGSLSFNGQRCTALKILFVHEQVVDRFIEKFNHKLASLKPGMPWESGVSLTPLPESGKVDYLHGLMDDAVRKGANVVNENGGQARGSFFYPAVLYPVTTDMRVYHEEQFGPVVPIVPYRDLDTVIDYVLESDFGQQLSLFGTNPAEVGRLVDIFANQVGRININAQCQRGPDTFPFNGRKNSAEGTLSVHDALRTFSIRTLVATKFQESNKELISDIIRGRESSFLTTDYIF, encoded by the coding sequence ATGAGCACAGAAAACATCCTTGGCAACCTGTTCCCGACCGCCCGCGACATCCCGGAGCAATACCGTCTCGACGGGCAAACCGAGCAACGTGAATACCTTGTCGATGGCGTCCTGAAAATCTGGAACGGCCCTCTGGCAATCGTCCGCAGCCCGGTCTACCTGACCGGCGAAAACGGTGATGAGCAAGTCATTCTCGGCAGCACGCCACTGCTCGACGCCGACACCGCATTGACCGCCCTCGATGCTGCCGTCCGCGCCTATGACCGTGGTCAGGGCAACTGGCCAACGATGCGGGTGGCCGAACGGATTCAGCATGTCGAAGCATTCCTCTCCCGCATGCGCGAACAGCGTGAGGCGGTGGTCAAGTTGCTGATGTGGGAGATCGGCAAGAACCTCAAGGATTCGGAAAAAGAGTTCGACCGTACCTGCGATTACATCGTCGACACCATCAACGCCCTCAAGGAACTCGACCGTCGCTCCAGCCGATTTGAACTGGAACAGGACACGCTCGGCCAGATCCGCCGCGTGCCGCTTGGCGTCGCCTTGTGCATGGGACCTTACAACTACCCGCTGAACGAGACCTTCACCACGCTGATTCCGGCGCTGATCATGGGCAACACCGTGGTGTTCAAACCGGCCAAGCTCGGCGTCCTGCTGATTCGCCCGTTGCTGGAAGCGTTCCGCGACAGCTTCCCGGCCGGGGTGATCAACGTGATCTACGGCAGCGGCCGCGAGACCGTCAGCGCGCTGATGGCCAGCGGCAAGATCGACATCTTTGCCTTCATCGGCACCAATAAGGCCGCCAGTGACCTGAAGAAACTGCACCCGAAACCGCACCGCTTGCGCGCAGCGTTAGGGCTGGACGCGAAAAACCCCGGCATCGTGCTGCCCGAGGTGGATCTGGACAATGCGGTCAACGAAGCCGTCACCGGTTCGCTGTCGTTCAATGGTCAGCGCTGCACTGCGCTGAAAATCCTCTTCGTTCACGAGCAAGTGGTCGACCGTTTCATCGAGAAATTCAACCACAAGCTGGCCTCGCTCAAACCCGGCATGCCGTGGGAAAGCGGTGTGTCTCTGACGCCGCTGCCGGAGTCAGGCAAGGTCGATTACCTGCATGGGCTGATGGACGATGCCGTGAGAAAAGGCGCCAACGTGGTGAACGAGAATGGCGGCCAGGCACGCGGTTCGTTCTTCTATCCGGCGGTGCTGTACCCGGTGACCACCGACATGCGCGTCTATCATGAAGAGCAGTTCGGCCCGGTGGTGCCGATCGTGCCTTATCGTGACCTGGACACTGTGATCGACTACGTCCTCGAGTCAGACTTCGGACAGCAATTGAGCCTGTTCGGCACCAATCCCGCCGAGGTTGGGCGGCTGGTGGATATCTTTGCCAATCAGGTCGGGCGGATCAACATCAACGCCCAGTGCCAGCGCGGCCCGGACACCTTCCCGTTCAACGGGCGCAAGAATTCGGCTGAAGGCACGCTGTCGGTGCACGACGCGTTGCGGACTTTCTCGATCCGCACGCTGGTGGCGACCAAGTTCCAGGAGAGCAACAAGGAACTGATCAGCGACATCATCCGCGGACGGGAGTCGAGTTTCCTCACCACCGACTATATTTTCTAG
- a CDS encoding DNA polymerase Y family protein gives MRWVCILFPQLALDAVLRQRSDPDEPLVLLSGPAQRRVLQAVNAPARALGLRPGQSMTAAQALSKAFVSADYDVAEIEHWQQFLAAWAYRFSSQVSVHYPRAVLFEIESSLGLFGPWSQFEARLRAELTALGFRHRLVAAPNPLAARVLANAYDGLAVPDNDALRQLLGQMPVERIGLEQTVATALSRMGLRTLGQVQALPRQTLARRFEAQVLKHLDTLLGERPLALGFYLPPDRFDVRIELNFDVQSHQALLFPLRRLTGDLSAFLCGRDSGVQRFDLHLEHAGLPDTLIKVGLLSAERDPAMLFELARGRLEQVQVEAPVRGFRLSAQDLPSFVPQRRELFDERPQQSLPWEQLRERLRARLGDEAVQGLGFQSDHRPECAWLPNAQPQACPALPDVQRPGWLLTEPLPVHEGTARILMGPERIESGWWDGADVRRDYYLIETRTGSKAWAYRTVGEAGPLWLQGWFA, from the coding sequence ATGCGCTGGGTCTGTATCCTTTTCCCGCAACTGGCGCTGGACGCGGTGTTGCGTCAGCGCAGCGATCCTGACGAACCGTTGGTGTTGCTGAGCGGCCCGGCGCAGCGTCGGGTGTTGCAAGCGGTCAATGCGCCGGCGCGAGCATTGGGGCTGCGTCCGGGCCAGTCGATGACCGCCGCCCAGGCCTTGAGCAAGGCCTTTGTCAGCGCCGACTATGACGTGGCCGAAATCGAGCATTGGCAGCAGTTTCTCGCCGCCTGGGCCTATCGCTTCAGCTCCCAGGTCAGCGTGCATTACCCGCGTGCGGTGCTGTTTGAAATCGAATCGAGCCTGGGGCTGTTCGGGCCTTGGTCGCAGTTCGAGGCGCGGTTGCGCGCAGAGCTCACGGCACTGGGGTTTCGCCATCGACTGGTCGCGGCGCCCAACCCGCTGGCCGCACGGGTCCTGGCCAATGCCTACGACGGTCTGGCGGTGCCGGACAATGATGCGTTACGGCAATTGCTCGGGCAGATGCCGGTCGAGCGGATCGGGCTTGAGCAAACGGTCGCCACCGCACTGTCGCGCATGGGCTTGCGCACCTTGGGCCAGGTTCAGGCGCTGCCGCGTCAAACCCTGGCCCGACGCTTCGAGGCGCAAGTGCTCAAGCACCTCGATACCTTGTTGGGCGAACGGCCGCTGGCCCTGGGGTTTTATCTGCCGCCGGACCGTTTCGATGTGCGGATCGAGCTGAATTTCGATGTGCAATCCCATCAGGCATTGCTGTTCCCCTTGCGCCGGCTGACCGGTGATCTCTCGGCGTTCCTCTGTGGCCGGGACAGCGGCGTGCAGCGCTTTGACCTGCATCTGGAACACGCCGGGTTGCCGGACACGCTGATCAAGGTCGGCCTGCTGAGCGCCGAGCGCGACCCGGCGATGCTCTTCGAACTCGCGCGCGGTCGGCTGGAACAGGTGCAGGTCGAGGCGCCGGTACGCGGTTTTCGGCTGTCGGCGCAGGACTTGCCAAGCTTCGTCCCGCAGCGCCGGGAGCTGTTCGACGAACGCCCGCAACAGTCCTTGCCCTGGGAACAACTGCGCGAACGCTTGCGTGCGCGGCTCGGGGATGAGGCGGTGCAGGGCCTGGGTTTTCAGTCCGATCACCGGCCGGAGTGTGCCTGGCTGCCGAATGCACAACCTCAGGCCTGTCCGGCGCTGCCTGATGTACAGCGTCCCGGCTGGTTGCTGACCGAGCCGTTACCCGTGCACGAAGGCACGGCGCGCATCCTCATGGGGCCGGAGCGCATCGAGTCCGGCTGGTGGGATGGCGCCGACGTGCGCCGCGATTACTACCTGATCGAAACCCGCACAGGCTCCAAGGCCTGGGCCTATCGTACGGTGGGCGAGGCCGGGCCGCTGTGGCTGCAAGGCTGGTTCGCATGA
- the lexA gene encoding transcriptional repressor LexA, protein MYSMTTLTPRRTAILTFIRDRIAQQGQSPSLAEISEAFGFASRSVARKHVVALTEAGFIEVNPHQARGIRLLNQPRRPELLDIPVLGRVAAGVPMGVDAEVHSRLWLDPAMFSRTPDYLLRVQGDSMIGDGILDGDLVGVRRSAEVRNGQIVVARLEGEVTIKRFERVGDSVRLLPRNPDYSPIVVAADQDLAIEGVFCGLVRQG, encoded by the coding sequence ATGTACTCCATGACGACTTTGACTCCCCGCCGTACTGCCATCCTGACCTTCATCCGCGACCGTATCGCGCAACAAGGCCAGTCACCGAGCCTCGCTGAAATCAGCGAGGCGTTCGGTTTTGCCTCACGCAGCGTGGCGCGCAAGCATGTGGTGGCGCTGACCGAGGCCGGTTTCATCGAGGTCAATCCGCACCAGGCCCGCGGTATTCGCTTGCTCAATCAGCCGCGTCGCCCCGAGTTGCTGGACATCCCGGTACTCGGGCGGGTGGCCGCCGGTGTGCCGATGGGCGTCGATGCCGAGGTGCACAGCCGCTTGTGGCTGGATCCGGCAATGTTCTCGCGCACACCGGACTACTTGCTGCGGGTTCAGGGCGACTCGATGATCGGCGACGGCATTCTCGACGGTGATCTGGTGGGCGTGCGCCGCAGTGCCGAGGTGCGGAACGGCCAGATCGTCGTTGCGCGGCTTGAGGGCGAAGTCACCATCAAGCGCTTTGAGCGGGTAGGGGACAGCGTGCGGTTGCTGCCGCGCAACCCGGATTACAGCCCCATTGTGGTCGCCGCCGATCAGGACCTGGCGATTGAAGGGGTGTTCTGCGGTCTGGTGAGGCAAGGGTGA
- the imuA gene encoding translesion DNA synthesis-associated protein ImuA — translation MGAVVALDTLFNGGQVWKGRPAPPSISPQPTGHAALDAALPSGGWPEAALSEILVAGQGVGELQLVWPTLARLTTAGERVVLVAPPYVPYPQAWQNAGVDLRQLSIIQASDREALWAAEQCLRSGSCGAVLCWPQQADDRALRRLQVAAETGQTLAFAYRSIKDAINPSPAALRIAIDSRPAQLRVLKCRGGLARSAPIAFATGQ, via the coding sequence ATGGGCGCCGTCGTTGCGCTGGATACGCTGTTCAATGGCGGCCAGGTCTGGAAAGGCCGGCCCGCGCCGCCGAGCATCAGCCCGCAACCGACCGGGCATGCGGCACTGGACGCGGCGTTGCCCAGCGGCGGCTGGCCGGAAGCGGCACTGAGCGAAATCCTTGTCGCCGGGCAGGGCGTGGGCGAGTTGCAGCTGGTATGGCCAACCTTGGCCCGACTGACGACCGCCGGTGAGCGGGTGGTGCTGGTAGCGCCGCCGTATGTGCCGTATCCCCAAGCCTGGCAGAACGCCGGGGTGGATTTGCGGCAATTGTCGATCATCCAGGCCAGTGACCGCGAGGCACTGTGGGCGGCGGAACAATGCCTGCGCTCAGGCAGTTGCGGGGCGGTGTTGTGCTGGCCGCAACAGGCGGATGACCGCGCCTTGCGCCGTTTGCAGGTGGCGGCGGAAACCGGGCAGACCCTGGCGTTTGCCTATCGCTCGATCAAGGACGCCATCAATCCTTCGCCGGCAGCCCTGCGCATCGCCATCGATTCAAGGCCCGCGCAGTTAAGGGTGCTCAAGTGCCGTGGCGGGCTGGCCCGTTCGGCACCGATTGCCTTCGCCACGGGGCAGTGA
- a CDS encoding amidohydrolase, protein MNRVIPTLLSCAVAFASMEAMAAADLVLINGKIFTADHAQPKVQALAVEDGKVLQVGSDAQIKALIEPSTRVIDLAGKTLMPGLIDSHSHAIFGGLELASANMEDEQVSLDELEKRLRGWRDDGKAKHGDVLSVAGMSSTYWAQAEAFAQRFNQGEWAQVPIVFTGSDHHTAWANNVMLTRAGIDAALINTLPAAERDTIGRLANGAPNGFLVDAGWDRVASIMPKASPADLLRAAQAALRFNNSLGITAWMDPAANAAPGEPVFALKPTEKTVGVLPVYKALSETGAMSAHIAALLVANPRSRPADLGTLDTVRKQFQDIPNLSLPGIKIFADGVLEFPAQSAALINPYNNSHKQGELLIDPAHFGELVSAADQRGWLVHIHAIGDRAVRESLNGIEQARKDRQSGVTHSITHLQLVNPKEFARFKPLNVIASMQLLWASADEYTLDMIKPYVSALAFRYQYPAHSLLKQGATIAGASDWPVSSPNPFNAMAQAITRVGPKGVLNAAEGIDRESMFYAYTVNAARTIGLEQQIGSLEPGKQADFIIVDRDVFKVDEKALHDTRVLSTWFAGREVYAPAAQ, encoded by the coding sequence ATGAATAGAGTTATCCCGACACTCCTGAGCTGCGCCGTGGCTTTTGCCTCGATGGAAGCCATGGCCGCCGCCGATCTGGTATTGATCAACGGCAAGATCTTCACCGCCGACCACGCCCAACCCAAGGTCCAGGCCCTGGCAGTGGAGGACGGCAAAGTGTTGCAGGTCGGCAGCGACGCGCAGATCAAGGCGTTGATCGAGCCCTCGACCCGGGTCATCGATCTGGCGGGTAAAACCCTGATGCCCGGCCTGATCGACAGCCATTCACACGCGATCTTCGGCGGCCTCGAACTGGCCTCGGCCAACATGGAAGATGAACAGGTCAGTCTCGATGAGTTGGAAAAACGTCTGCGCGGCTGGCGTGACGACGGCAAGGCAAAACACGGCGATGTGCTGAGTGTGGCCGGCATGAGTTCGACCTACTGGGCGCAAGCCGAAGCCTTTGCCCAGCGTTTCAACCAGGGTGAATGGGCGCAGGTGCCGATCGTGTTCACCGGCAGCGACCACCACACCGCCTGGGCCAACAACGTAATGCTCACGCGTGCCGGGATCGACGCCGCGCTGATCAACACCCTGCCCGCCGCCGAGCGCGACACTATCGGCCGCCTGGCGAATGGCGCGCCCAACGGTTTTCTGGTGGATGCGGGTTGGGACCGGGTCGCTTCGATCATGCCCAAAGCCAGTCCGGCGGACCTGCTGCGAGCCGCCCAGGCTGCGCTGCGGTTCAACAACAGTCTGGGTATCACGGCCTGGATGGACCCGGCCGCCAACGCCGCGCCGGGGGAACCGGTGTTCGCCCTCAAGCCCACGGAGAAAACCGTCGGCGTCCTGCCGGTGTACAAGGCGCTGTCTGAAACCGGGGCCATGAGCGCGCACATCGCCGCGCTGCTGGTGGCCAACCCGCGAAGCCGCCCGGCCGATCTGGGGACGCTGGACACGGTGCGCAAGCAGTTCCAGGACATCCCGAACCTGAGCCTGCCCGGCATCAAGATTTTCGCCGACGGCGTACTGGAATTTCCGGCGCAGAGCGCGGCGCTGATCAATCCCTATAACAACTCGCACAAACAGGGTGAGCTGTTGATCGATCCGGCGCATTTCGGTGAGCTGGTCAGTGCCGCCGACCAACGCGGCTGGCTGGTGCACATCCACGCCATTGGCGACCGTGCGGTGCGCGAGTCGTTGAACGGGATCGAGCAGGCGCGCAAGGATCGGCAAAGCGGCGTGACCCACTCCATCACCCACCTGCAACTGGTCAACCCCAAGGAGTTCGCCCGCTTCAAGCCACTCAATGTGATCGCCTCGATGCAGTTGCTCTGGGCCTCGGCTGACGAGTACACCCTGGACATGATCAAGCCGTACGTCAGCGCGCTCGCCTTCCGCTATCAGTACCCGGCGCACTCGTTGCTCAAGCAAGGCGCAACGATTGCCGGTGCGAGTGACTGGCCGGTGTCATCGCCGAACCCGTTCAATGCGATGGCCCAGGCCATCACCCGTGTCGGGCCCAAAGGTGTGTTGAACGCCGCCGAGGGCATCGATCGCGAGAGCATGTTCTACGCCTACACCGTCAACGCCGCCCGCACCATTGGCCTGGAACAGCAGATCGGTTCGCTTGAGCCCGGCAAGCAGGCGGACTTCATTATCGTCGACCGCGATGTGTTCAAGGTCGACGAAAAAGCCCTGCACGACACTCGGGTGCTGAGCACCTGGTTCGCCGGCCGCGAAGTCTATGCCCCCGCCGCACAGTAA
- a CDS encoding LysR substrate-binding domain-containing protein codes for MDTLSALKMFVATAEHGSFSRAAQQLGKTPSALTKAVSHLEDELGARLFERSTRRTLLTEVGRLYLETARQVLQRLQEVSEEILQVQHGLQGTLKITAPLAFGRAFLDEACAGFLDEYPQISLHIDLCDEFVDLLESGYDLALREGHDDLPGQIARVIGENRLALCASPDYLARNPVPVTPQTLDQHHWLLYHHAALSREFWWVERDGQRLSLPQPSRPRLKSDNYDLLLASALAGRGLLHAPLWSAAPYLADGRLVRLMADYEIDPDAFGSHILAVYPSHRRATAKVAAFIDFISVFLRQRGLG; via the coding sequence ATGGACACGCTCAGTGCCTTGAAAATGTTTGTTGCGACCGCGGAGCACGGCAGTTTCAGCCGTGCCGCGCAGCAACTGGGCAAGACCCCGTCGGCGCTGACCAAAGCGGTCAGTCATCTGGAGGATGAGCTGGGTGCGCGCTTGTTCGAGCGCAGCACGCGGCGCACTTTATTGACTGAGGTCGGGCGGCTTTATCTGGAGACCGCGCGCCAGGTGTTGCAACGCCTGCAAGAGGTCAGCGAAGAGATCCTGCAGGTGCAGCATGGTTTGCAGGGCACGCTGAAAATCACTGCGCCGCTGGCCTTTGGTCGGGCCTTTCTCGACGAGGCGTGCGCAGGCTTTCTCGATGAGTACCCGCAAATCAGTTTGCACATCGACCTGTGCGATGAGTTCGTCGATCTGCTCGAAAGCGGCTACGACCTGGCGTTGCGTGAAGGTCATGACGACCTGCCCGGACAGATCGCCCGAGTCATCGGTGAGAATCGCCTGGCCCTGTGTGCCAGCCCGGATTACCTGGCGCGCAACCCGGTTCCGGTGACGCCGCAGACCCTCGATCAGCATCACTGGCTGCTCTATCACCATGCGGCCCTGAGCCGTGAATTCTGGTGGGTCGAGCGCGACGGTCAACGGCTCAGCTTGCCCCAGCCGTCGCGGCCGCGCCTGAAGAGCGACAATTACGACTTGCTGCTGGCCAGTGCGCTGGCGGGACGCGGGCTGCTGCACGCACCGCTGTGGAGTGCCGCGCCGTATCTGGCGGATGGCCGGCTGGTGCGGTTGATGGCCGACTACGAGATTGATCCGGACGCGTTCGGTTCGCACATCCTGGCGGTGTATCCCAGCCACCGTCGCGCCACTGCCAAGGTGGCGGCTTTCATCGATTTCATTTCGGTTTTTCTGCGCCAGCGCGGCTTGGGCTAA
- a CDS encoding error-prone DNA polymerase: protein MAARLVRMSAGYAELHCLSNFSFQRGASSAHELFERAKRQGYQALAITDECTLAGIVRAWQAAKALELPLIIGSEMRIENGPKLVLLVENLEGYQALCRLITHARRRTEKGQYRVLREDFNGPLPGLLALWVPDAVDALEHGAWLKGIFGERLWLAVELHCGQNDARRLADWQALAARLQIPVVASGDVHMHARGRRALQDTMTAIRLHVRVADAGQRLHPNGERHLRSLEALRELYPASLLEETLIIARRCTFDLGQLRYQYPRELVPEGQTPTSWLRRLTEQGLSRRWPEGPDSTVMALIEKELKLIAELGYESYFLTVEDIVSFARSQRILCQGRGSAANSAVCYALGITEIDPSRTSMLFERFLSKERNEPPDIDVDFEHERREEVLQYVFQRYGRTRAALTAVVSTYHGAGAIRDVAKALGLPPDQVNALADCCGHWSDDVPPLERLREGGFDPDSPVLRQVLSLTRQLIGFPRHLSQHPGGFVISEQPLDSLVPVENAAMAERTIIQWDKDDLDMVGLLKVDILALGMLSAIRRCFDLLRDHRGRDLSLANIPSEDPQTYEMISRADTIGVFQIESRAQMSMLPRLKPQNFYDLVIEVAIVRPGPIQGGMVHPYLRRRNKEEPETYPSVQLEAVLKRTLGVPLFQEQVMQIAIVAADYSPGEADQLRRCMAAWKRHGGLEPHQKRLREGMLKNGYSEEFAAQIFEQIKGFGSYGFPESHAASFALLTYASCWLKCHEPAAFACALINSWPMGFYSPDQILQDARRHQLQIRPVDVAASNWDCSLEPTDGEQPAIRLGLRMIKGFREDDARRIEAARLQGEFIDIADLGERARLDARAQEQLADAGALRRLAGDRHRARWEVAGVQKQLGLFAGLPSQKEPCVVLPKPTVSEDLQADYSSVGTTLGPHPLALLRDELRARRCRSSRELLEVEHGRNVSVAGLVTGRQRPGTASGVTFVTLEDEFGNINVVVWRDLAERQRKALIGSQLLKIDGRWEKVGEVRHLIAGRLSDLSPLLNGISVHSRDFH, encoded by the coding sequence GTGGCTGCAAGGCTGGTTCGCATGAGCGCCGGCTACGCCGAACTGCACTGCCTGTCGAACTTCAGTTTCCAGCGCGGGGCGTCCAGTGCCCACGAGCTGTTCGAGCGGGCCAAACGTCAGGGTTACCAAGCCCTGGCGATCACCGACGAGTGCACCCTGGCCGGTATCGTCCGCGCCTGGCAAGCGGCCAAGGCGCTGGAATTGCCGTTGATCATCGGCAGTGAAATGCGCATCGAGAACGGCCCCAAGCTGGTGTTGCTGGTGGAAAACCTTGAGGGTTATCAGGCCCTGTGTCGGCTGATCACCCATGCCCGACGGCGTACGGAAAAGGGCCAGTACCGGGTGTTGCGCGAAGACTTCAACGGGCCATTGCCCGGACTGTTGGCGTTGTGGGTGCCAGATGCCGTTGACGCACTGGAACACGGCGCCTGGCTGAAAGGTATTTTCGGCGAGCGGCTGTGGCTGGCGGTCGAGCTGCATTGCGGGCAGAACGACGCCCGGCGTCTGGCTGATTGGCAGGCCCTGGCTGCCCGCTTGCAGATTCCGGTGGTGGCCAGCGGCGATGTGCACATGCATGCCCGTGGTCGGCGTGCATTGCAGGACACCATGACGGCGATTCGTCTGCATGTGCGGGTCGCCGACGCCGGGCAGCGCTTGCATCCCAATGGCGAACGGCACTTGCGCAGCCTTGAGGCGTTGCGTGAACTGTACCCAGCGTCGCTGCTTGAAGAAACGCTGATCATTGCCCGACGTTGTACTTTCGACCTCGGCCAGTTGCGCTACCAATACCCGCGTGAGCTGGTGCCTGAAGGGCAGACCCCGACTTCCTGGCTACGTCGGTTGACCGAACAGGGCCTGAGCAGACGTTGGCCTGAAGGGCCGGACAGCACGGTCATGGCGCTGATCGAAAAGGAGCTGAAGCTGATCGCCGAGCTCGGTTACGAGAGTTACTTCCTCACCGTCGAAGACATCGTCAGCTTCGCCCGCAGCCAGCGCATTCTGTGTCAGGGGCGCGGTTCGGCCGCCAACTCGGCGGTGTGTTACGCGCTGGGAATCACTGAAATCGACCCGAGCCGGACGAGCATGCTGTTCGAGCGGTTCCTCTCCAAAGAGCGCAACGAGCCACCGGACATCGACGTCGATTTCGAGCACGAGCGCCGCGAAGAAGTCTTGCAGTACGTGTTCCAGCGTTACGGCAGGACGCGGGCCGCACTGACGGCGGTGGTCAGCACTTACCACGGTGCCGGTGCGATCCGCGACGTGGCCAAGGCCCTCGGTTTGCCGCCGGATCAGGTCAACGCGCTGGCCGATTGCTGTGGCCATTGGAGCGACGATGTACCGCCGCTGGAGCGTCTGCGCGAAGGTGGCTTCGACCCGGACAGCCCGGTGTTGCGCCAGGTGCTGAGCTTGACCCGGCAGTTGATCGGCTTCCCCCGGCACCTGTCCCAGCATCCGGGCGGTTTCGTGATTTCCGAGCAGCCGCTGGACAGCCTGGTGCCGGTGGAAAACGCAGCCATGGCCGAGCGCACGATCATCCAGTGGGACAAGGACGACCTGGATATGGTCGGCCTGCTCAAGGTCGACATTCTTGCCCTCGGCATGCTCAGCGCCATTCGCCGCTGCTTTGACCTGCTGCGCGACCACCGCGGGCGAGACCTGAGCCTGGCCAACATACCGTCCGAGGACCCGCAAACCTACGAGATGATCAGCCGCGCCGACACCATCGGAGTGTTCCAGATCGAGTCTCGGGCGCAGATGTCGATGTTGCCCCGGCTCAAACCCCAAAACTTCTATGATCTGGTGATCGAAGTGGCCATCGTTCGTCCCGGTCCGATCCAGGGCGGGATGGTGCACCCGTACCTGCGGCGACGTAACAAGGAAGAGCCGGAAACCTATCCCTCGGTGCAACTGGAGGCCGTGCTCAAACGCACTCTCGGCGTGCCGTTGTTTCAGGAGCAGGTCATGCAGATCGCGATTGTGGCCGCCGACTACAGTCCCGGCGAGGCCGATCAGTTGCGCCGTTGCATGGCGGCCTGGAAGCGCCATGGCGGTCTTGAGCCGCACCAGAAACGCCTTCGCGAAGGCATGCTGAAAAACGGCTACTCGGAGGAGTTCGCCGCGCAGATCTTCGAGCAGATCAAGGGCTTTGGCAGTTACGGTTTTCCCGAATCCCACGCCGCCAGTTTTGCCTTGCTGACCTACGCCAGCTGCTGGTTGAAATGCCATGAGCCGGCGGCGTTCGCCTGTGCGCTGATCAACAGCTGGCCGATGGGTTTCTACAGTCCGGACCAGATTCTCCAGGATGCGCGCCGGCATCAGTTGCAGATTCGTCCGGTGGACGTGGCCGCCAGCAATTGGGATTGCAGCCTCGAGCCGACTGACGGCGAACAACCGGCGATTCGCTTGGGATTGCGCATGATCAAGGGCTTTCGCGAGGACGATGCGCGCCGCATCGAAGCCGCGCGTTTGCAGGGTGAGTTCATCGACATCGCCGACCTGGGCGAGCGCGCCCGACTCGATGCTCGCGCGCAAGAACAACTGGCCGACGCCGGAGCGTTGCGTCGGCTGGCCGGTGATCGCCATCGCGCGCGCTGGGAAGTGGCGGGGGTGCAGAAACAGCTGGGGTTGTTCGCCGGGTTGCCGAGCCAGAAAGAGCCTTGCGTGGTGTTGCCCAAACCGACCGTGAGCGAAGACCTGCAAGCCGACTACAGCAGCGTCGGCACCACACTCGGCCCGCATCCGCTGGCGTTGTTGCGCGATGAGTTGCGTGCCCGACGTTGCCGCAGCTCACGGGAATTGCTGGAGGTCGAACATGGGCGCAACGTCAGCGTCGCCGGCCTGGTCACCGGCCGCCAACGCCCGGGCACGGCCAGTGGCGTGACCTTCGTGACCCTTGAAGATGAGTTCGGCAACATCAACGTCGTGGTCTGGCGCGACCTCGCCGAGCGTCAACGCAAAGCACTGATCGGCTCGCAATTGCTCAAGATTGACGGCCGCTGGGAGAAGGTCGGCGAAGTCCGGCACCTGATCGCCGGACGCTTGAGCGACCTGAGCCCGTTGCTCAACGGCATCAGCGTGCATAGCCGGGATTTTCACTAG